The Procambarus clarkii isolate CNS0578487 chromosome 37, FALCON_Pclarkii_2.0, whole genome shotgun sequence genome window below encodes:
- the Tektin-C gene encoding tektin-1 translates to MALLARDRRVSRSEYTRDYYRTSSSITTPTPASQEHPHAPAVPPRRPGQGGSDAWVPPPPINPAVWRASHSAKLHDSYADASHAQRTRAENRRLCEEAERLTAKHRQEVERRLTDRVFDVSFWREELGARHAAMEQDAAALTTLRERLSKAHQLYLQPLEVAHQCIQIRSGRVGVEEVEDEASAALRQEVQELLRCRDVLARTLADADHQFRRVLASRYHLEKNLQDKDAALRVDEATTNLTPTAPPTAIIPRQAVDPSPISVEWWRETGVKLLHRADDEHQLSAQILALAEDILVATSRHLRERLEHTDHCLQARILDTRHAKTLLEEQHAKLVEEERQLEQSLVEVEDQLEAKRGPLALAQTRLHTRTRRPNMERTRDEVEAALLREVQELELTISRLTSAAEMSRDHLQRLRSTKVSLEHDINLKAKTLLLDEVKVVALRNTVKIDTY, encoded by the exons ATGGCCTTACTAGCCCGTGATCGGCGAGTGTCTCGCTCCGAGTACACCAGGGACTACTACCGCACCTCCTCCAGCATCACCACGCCCACGCCCGCGTCCCAGGAGCACCCACACGCCCCCGCTGTCCCGCCCAGGAGGCCAGGTCAG GGCGGGAGTGACGCCTGGGTCCCGCCCCCGCCCATCAACCCGGCAGTGTGGCGGGCCTCCCACTCCGCCAAGCTCCACGACTCCTACGCTGACGCCTCCCACGCTCAGAGGACCCGCGCCGAGAACAG ACGGCTGTGTGAGGAGGCGGAGCGTCTGACGGCCAAGCACAGACAGGAGGTTGAGCGGCGCCTCACCGACCGAGTCTTCGACGTCAGCTTCTGGCGGGAAGAGCTGGGTGCCCGACACGCGGCCATGGAGCAGGACGCCGCCGCTCTCACCACCCTCAGGGAGAGACTGAGCAAGGCCCATCAGCTCTACCTGCAGCCGCTGGAAGTAGCGCACCAGTGCATCCAGATCAG GAGCGgacgtgtgggggtggaggaggtggaggacgaGGCCTCGGCGGCGCTGCGGCAGGAGGTGCAAGAGCTGCTCAGATGTCGCGACGTCCTCGCCAGAACCCTAGCAGACGCCGACCATCAG TTCCGGCGGGTCCTCGCCTCCCGCTACCACTTGGAGAAGAACCTTCAGGATAAGGACGCCGCCCTCCGCGTCGACGAGGCCACTACTAACCTCACGCCCACGGCGCCGCCTACAGCCATCATCCCCAGACAGGCCGTCGACCCCAG TCCAATCTCGGTGGAGTGGTGGCGGGAGACCGGAGTGAAGCTGTTACACCGAGCCGACGACGAGCACCAACTCTCAGCCCAG ATCCTGGCGCTGGCGGAGGACATCCTGGTGGCGACGTCTCGTCACCTTCGGGAGCGTCTGGAGCACACTGACCACTGCCTGCAGGCGCGCATCCTTGACACCCGCCATGCCAAGACCCTTCTGGAGGAGCAGCATGCTAAG CTGGTGGAGGAAGAGAGGCAGCTGGAGCAGagcctggtggaggtggaggaccaGCTGGAGGCCAAGCGTGGCCCCCTGGCCCTGGCCCAGACGCGCCTGCACACCCGCACTAGGAGGCCCAACATGGAGAGGACCAG AGACGAGGTGGAGGCAGCCCTGCTGAGGGAGGTCCAGGAGCTAGAGCTCACCATCTCCCGCCTGACCTCCGCCGCGGAGATGTCACGTGACCACCTCCAGCGGCTGAGGTCAACTAAGGTCAGCCTCGAGCACGACATCAACCTCAAGGCCAAGACGCTGCTCCTCGACGAAGTCAAGGTCGTGGCCCTCCGCAACACTGTCAAGATTGACACCTACTAA